A single window of Chitinophaga sp. XS-30 DNA harbors:
- a CDS encoding T9SS type A sorting domain-containing protein, with protein sequence MKRLLLFAAFVLPNLPLFAQCSVDIGEDEFQPICYTYWGMYATQLAPWAIEEPGWTYSWSPITGLDDPNILQPMANPSVTTTYTLTVTAPGCGTFIAGTSRVEIMPNTPTITPAGPITHHYTDTSAVILTSDAPYGGWYKNGTLVQGCCNDTYIVNFNNSSSNTTDYYRYYSPYSCNWWSNTIEVNYIGCGLCRVTIINEITDPAKRQNEKIKAMRALESIRLFPNPASSRLSISAQTPVTEVEIRNVSGATVKKIKTNGTMPCSLNVEDLPTGYYICTMTMSGGIKQLPFVVRR encoded by the coding sequence ATGAAACGCTTGCTACTTTTCGCCGCCTTTGTCCTGCCTAACCTCCCGCTATTTGCCCAATGCAGCGTGGATATCGGGGAAGATGAATTCCAGCCTATCTGTTATACCTACTGGGGAATGTATGCTACCCAGCTGGCCCCATGGGCGATCGAAGAACCGGGCTGGACCTACTCCTGGTCGCCCATAACGGGACTGGATGACCCGAACATCCTCCAACCCATGGCCAATCCCAGCGTTACCACCACTTACACCCTCACAGTCACCGCGCCGGGCTGCGGCACCTTCATCGCCGGCACCTCCCGCGTGGAGATCATGCCCAACACCCCTACCATCACGCCCGCCGGTCCCATTACACACCATTATACGGACACTTCCGCCGTGATCCTCACTTCAGACGCGCCCTACGGCGGCTGGTACAAAAACGGCACACTGGTACAGGGCTGCTGCAACGATACCTATATCGTCAATTTCAACAACAGCAGCAGCAATACGACCGACTACTACCGCTACTACTCCCCCTACAGCTGCAACTGGTGGTCCAATACCATTGAAGTGAATTATATCGGCTGCGGCCTTTGCAGGGTGACCATTATTAATGAGATAACCGACCCGGCAAAACGGCAAAACGAAAAGATCAAAGCCATGAGAGCACTGGAAAGCATCCGGCTATTCCCGAACCCCGCCAGCTCCAGGCTCTCCATCTCCGCCCAAACCCCTGTTACCGAAGTAGAGATCAGGAACGTCAGCGGCGCCACCGTCAAAAAGATCAAAACCAATGGAACAATGCCCTGTTCGCTGAATGTGGAAGACCTGCCCACCGGGTACTACATCTGTACAATGACTATGTCCGGCGGTATAAAGCAACTGCCTTTTGTGGTACGCAGATAA
- a CDS encoding helix-turn-helix domain-containing protein, with protein sequence MQPSLPSAILWIERPTFWHPAEPSAKIAKEYASLIMPCSVVDFSRTKLHEKLCQKVDLGDFNIWTHDVLAFLTHQLGPYTPEHILALHYMSQSNVDAAILNKIPVKLIASQYNLFNLPEGLNKATLSAGEHFFSFHINTQPGTFARLKDRFPELARLAEKEEQMKMAPGPVNNSPLMINDAIRLLIESILACRFINLQAKYYLYRACVDLHIIFANQDKNLELDRKALTLREENCLKKCYDILTRRLDIAITPAEMARTTGMNARDLSQAFLHEYGMPMEKFHYMLRMMEAYRSIVQGTGSLSGIAHRTGFINGRQLTREFVAHYHIHPHELTHAQ encoded by the coding sequence ATGCAACCCAGTTTACCCTCTGCCATCCTCTGGATCGAAAGACCCACTTTCTGGCACCCCGCAGAACCCTCGGCAAAGATCGCAAAAGAGTATGCCAGCCTGATCATGCCCTGCAGCGTTGTGGATTTTTCCAGGACCAAACTTCACGAAAAGCTTTGCCAGAAAGTGGACCTGGGCGATTTCAACATCTGGACGCATGATGTGCTGGCCTTCCTCACCCATCAGCTCGGGCCGTACACGCCGGAGCATATACTGGCCCTGCATTATATGTCGCAATCCAATGTGGATGCAGCCATCCTCAACAAGATACCCGTCAAGCTGATCGCCAGCCAATACAACCTGTTCAACCTGCCGGAAGGTCTCAACAAGGCCACCCTTTCCGCAGGCGAACACTTCTTCAGCTTTCACATCAATACCCAACCCGGCACTTTCGCCCGGTTGAAAGACCGGTTCCCCGAACTGGCAAGACTGGCGGAGAAAGAAGAACAGATGAAAATGGCGCCCGGCCCCGTCAATAATTCCCCGCTGATGATCAACGATGCCATCAGACTGCTGATAGAAAGCATCCTGGCCTGCAGGTTCATCAACCTACAGGCTAAATATTATCTCTACCGGGCGTGTGTGGACCTGCATATCATTTTTGCCAATCAGGACAAAAACCTGGAACTGGACCGAAAGGCCCTTACCCTCCGGGAAGAAAACTGCCTGAAAAAGTGTTACGACATCCTCACCCGCCGCCTGGATATCGCCATCACTCCCGCCGAAATGGCACGAACCACCGGCATGAACGCCCGCGATCTGTCCCAGGCCTTCCTGCATGAATACGGCATGCCCATGGAAAAATTCCACTATATGTTGAGAATGATGGAAGCCTACAGATCGATCGTGCAGGGAACCGGGAGCCTGAGCGGGATTGCGCATCGCACCGGATTCATCAACGGCCGGCAGCTCACCCGGGAGTTTGTCGCGCATTACCACATACATCCGCATGAACTGACGCACGCCCAATAA
- a CDS encoding sulfatase translates to MKHKLRQTGTCITLLLASLLVPIGNIYAQTARPNIVIFIADDVSYNDLGCMGHPVLKTPAIDKLAKNGIRFSNAYLTTSSCSPSRVSILTGRYPHNTGAAELHSPIPPGQVAFPKLLKESGYYTAQAGKWHLGSSGIKPDGPFLDAFDRVGGSHADGGGPGGEQAWVEYLQQRPKDKPFFMWFAAQDAHRGWDNAPKPVQYSAQDVQVPDNLANTAATRTDLVRYYEEVSRFDHYVGKVVDELKAQGILENTLIIVMADNGRPFPRNKTRMYDEGIKTPLIIHWPAGVKGRNQVSSSLVSAIDIAPTILEVAGISECASVQGKSFKTLLAEPTAKFRNYVFAEHNFHSFRAYERMVRTDKYVYIENGLPEQSNVGATDIMGGAAGAELKKHYLAGKATPLQALIFITPQPQFEFYDHSADKDQLINLYGHKGYKAQQQHLADILETWKKETGDDQPEDLTPDWYDRWDNKALPEKGKRGTMPGSLQNATSIQKPGPF, encoded by the coding sequence ATGAAGCATAAACTGAGGCAGACTGGCACCTGCATAACTTTGCTGCTGGCTTCTCTGCTTGTCCCGATCGGCAACATATATGCGCAAACGGCCAGACCAAATATCGTGATATTTATTGCAGACGATGTGTCTTACAATGATCTTGGATGCATGGGGCATCCTGTGCTGAAAACACCGGCGATCGACAAACTGGCCAAAAACGGGATCAGGTTTTCCAACGCATACCTCACTACAAGTTCCTGCAGTCCCAGCAGGGTTAGTATATTGACCGGCAGATACCCGCATAACACCGGTGCCGCCGAACTGCACAGTCCCATTCCTCCAGGCCAGGTAGCTTTTCCAAAGCTGCTGAAAGAAAGCGGATATTACACGGCCCAGGCGGGTAAGTGGCATTTAGGTTCATCGGGAATAAAACCGGATGGCCCATTTCTTGATGCGTTCGACAGGGTTGGCGGCTCACATGCAGATGGCGGTGGGCCGGGTGGTGAGCAGGCATGGGTAGAATATTTACAGCAGCGTCCGAAAGACAAGCCGTTTTTCATGTGGTTTGCAGCACAAGATGCACACCGTGGTTGGGATAACGCCCCCAAGCCTGTTCAATATTCAGCGCAAGATGTACAGGTGCCGGATAACCTGGCAAACACAGCAGCCACCCGCACCGATCTGGTTCGTTACTACGAGGAGGTAAGCCGTTTTGACCATTATGTTGGTAAAGTCGTTGATGAACTGAAGGCCCAGGGAATTCTTGAAAATACGCTGATCATTGTTATGGCAGATAACGGCCGGCCCTTTCCAAGGAATAAAACCCGTATGTATGATGAAGGGATCAAGACCCCGTTAATCATTCATTGGCCTGCCGGCGTAAAAGGACGTAACCAGGTTTCATCCAGTCTGGTAAGTGCGATTGATATTGCACCAACTATACTGGAGGTTGCCGGTATATCGGAATGCGCCTCCGTTCAGGGAAAAAGCTTCAAAACATTGTTAGCGGAACCAACCGCTAAATTCCGGAACTACGTGTTTGCGGAGCATAATTTTCACAGCTTCCGGGCTTATGAACGAATGGTGCGAACCGACAAGTATGTTTATATCGAGAACGGACTGCCCGAACAAAGCAATGTGGGAGCAACTGACATTATGGGTGGCGCAGCTGGTGCCGAATTGAAAAAACACTACCTGGCCGGTAAAGCAACCCCTCTGCAAGCCTTGATATTCATCACCCCTCAACCGCAATTTGAGTTTTATGATCATTCTGCAGATAAAGATCAATTGATCAATCTATACGGCCACAAGGGATATAAGGCTCAACAGCAACACCTGGCCGACATATTGGAAACGTGGAAAAAGGAGACCGGAGATGATCAACCGGAAGATCTTACCCCCGATTGGTATGACAGATGGGATAATAAGGCGTTGCCGGAAAAAGGTAAACGCGGCACAATGCCCGGAAGCCTTCAAAACGCGACTTCCATTCAAAAACCAGGGCCGTTTTAG
- a CDS encoding Txe/YoeB family addiction module toxin: protein MELVWQTNAWDDYLYWQEQDKKILQRINDLIKDTLRSPFKGIGKPEPLKGDLSGFWSRRITDEHRLVYAVKDKRLHIIQCRFHYH from the coding sequence CTGGAACTGGTATGGCAGACGAATGCATGGGACGATTATCTTTATTGGCAGGAACAGGACAAAAAAATCCTTCAGCGCATTAACGATCTTATTAAAGATACCTTACGCTCTCCCTTTAAAGGAATTGGGAAACCGGAACCCCTGAAAGGGGATCTTTCCGGCTTCTGGAGCCGCCGCATAACTGATGAACACAGACTGGTATATGCTGTGAAAGACAAGCGGTTGCATATTATTCAATGCAGATTTCATTATCACTAG
- a CDS encoding type II toxin-antitoxin system Phd/YefM family antitoxin, whose protein sequence is MRVVNYTEFRNNLTENLNAVNEDREIVVVSRMQGKNVVVMDLDEYNSIQETLHLTSTKANRKRLEDAIAEMNKGKSVKHKLIEK, encoded by the coding sequence ATGAGAGTAGTTAATTATACAGAATTCCGTAATAATCTCACTGAAAACCTGAACGCGGTAAATGAGGATAGAGAAATTGTAGTCGTTTCCAGAATGCAGGGTAAAAATGTGGTGGTAATGGATTTAGATGAATATAATTCTATCCAGGAAACATTGCATCTGACCAGCACCAAAGCTAACAGAAAGAGACTGGAAGATGCAATAGCAGAAATGAATAAAGGCAAATCCGTTAAACATAAACTTATTGAAAAATAA
- a CDS encoding 2,3,4,5-tetrahydropyridine-2,6-dicarboxylate N-succinyltransferase: MDVQQQIQAAWNDRSLLQQTQYSDAVKAVIEAVDKGKLRVAEPAEGGWKVNEWVKQAILMYFTIQPMETMELPPFEFHDKMKLKTNYKELGVRVVPHAVARYGAYISKGVILMPSYVNIGAYVDEGTMVDTWATVGSCAQIGKHVHLSGGVGIGGVLEPLQASPVIIEDGVFVGSRCIVVEGVHVEKEAVLGANVVLTQSTKIIDVSGPEPVEYKGRVPARSVVIPGTYTKKFPAGAYQVSCALIIGQRKASTDLKTSLNDTLREFNIAV; encoded by the coding sequence ATGGATGTACAGCAACAAATACAGGCCGCCTGGAACGACCGGAGCCTGTTACAGCAAACGCAATATTCCGATGCGGTAAAGGCCGTGATAGAGGCCGTGGACAAAGGTAAACTGCGTGTGGCGGAACCGGCGGAAGGCGGATGGAAAGTGAATGAATGGGTGAAGCAGGCGATCCTGATGTATTTTACCATTCAGCCGATGGAAACGATGGAACTGCCCCCCTTCGAGTTCCATGATAAAATGAAGCTCAAGACCAACTATAAAGAACTGGGCGTTCGGGTAGTGCCGCATGCCGTGGCCCGTTATGGCGCGTACATCTCCAAAGGCGTTATCCTGATGCCGTCTTATGTGAATATTGGCGCATATGTAGATGAAGGCACGATGGTGGATACCTGGGCGACCGTAGGCTCCTGCGCACAGATCGGCAAGCATGTGCACCTGAGCGGAGGTGTGGGTATCGGCGGCGTGCTGGAACCCTTGCAGGCCAGTCCCGTTATCATTGAAGACGGTGTATTCGTAGGCTCCCGCTGCATTGTGGTGGAAGGTGTGCATGTGGAAAAAGAGGCCGTACTGGGAGCGAATGTGGTGCTGACGCAATCTACGAAGATCATTGACGTGAGCGGTCCCGAGCCGGTGGAATACAAAGGCCGCGTACCGGCGCGCAGTGTGGTGATCCCCGGAACATACACGAAGAAATTCCCTGCCGGAGCGTACCAGGTATCCTGCGCGCTGATCATCGGCCAGCGGAAAGCCAGTACAGACCTGAAAACGAGCCTGAACGACACGCTTCGGGAGTTCAATATTGCTGTTTAA
- a CDS encoding SelT/SelW/SelH family protein, translated as MKPIITISYCPKCGWLLRAAYMAQELLTTFEEDLAGVTLEPSAIAGSYQIRVGDDIVFDRKREGHFLEIKEVKQLVRDKVNPGKSLGHADRKPAE; from the coding sequence ATGAAGCCAATAATCACCATCTCATATTGTCCGAAATGCGGCTGGCTGCTGCGTGCCGCTTATATGGCGCAGGAATTGCTCACCACTTTTGAAGAAGACCTGGCCGGCGTTACCCTCGAACCCTCTGCCATAGCCGGCAGCTACCAGATCAGGGTGGGGGACGACATTGTTTTTGACCGCAAGCGGGAAGGCCATTTCCTGGAGATCAAGGAAGTGAAGCAACTGGTGCGGGACAAGGTGAACCCCGGCAAGAGCCTCGGGCATGCGGACCGGAAACCGGCGGAGTAA
- the rpiA gene encoding ribose-5-phosphate isomerase RpiA, with protein MSSSIQQEKQHAALEAVKLIKDHQVVGLGTGSTAVLAIHEIARLVREGLEIKGVPTSESTAALARELGIPLVDINSVDHIDITIDGADEFTRELHLIKGGGGALLREKIVAAKTRQEVIVADSSKYVEQLGKFKLPVEVIPFAANYVLQALRQLGGEGVVRGAPFITDEGNYIIDADFKRIADPVSLSIQLNNIVGVVEHGLFSGLAERVLMGEGNTVKVFLKQNSTFTL; from the coding sequence ATGTCATCATCTATCCAACAGGAAAAACAACATGCGGCACTGGAAGCCGTGAAACTGATAAAGGACCACCAGGTGGTAGGGCTGGGCACCGGCTCTACCGCTGTGCTGGCCATACATGAAATTGCCCGCCTGGTGCGGGAAGGGCTGGAGATCAAAGGCGTTCCCACTTCGGAAAGCACCGCCGCGCTGGCCCGGGAGCTGGGTATCCCGCTGGTGGATATCAATTCGGTCGATCATATCGATATTACGATAGATGGTGCAGATGAATTCACCCGGGAGTTGCACCTGATCAAAGGCGGTGGCGGAGCCTTGCTCCGGGAAAAGATCGTGGCCGCGAAAACCCGGCAGGAAGTGATCGTTGCCGATTCCTCGAAATACGTGGAGCAGCTCGGTAAATTCAAGCTGCCGGTGGAGGTGATCCCCTTTGCGGCGAACTACGTGCTGCAGGCATTGCGGCAGCTGGGCGGAGAAGGAGTTGTACGGGGCGCTCCCTTCATCACCGATGAAGGCAATTATATCATTGATGCGGATTTTAAGCGGATAGCAGATCCCGTGAGCCTGTCCATACAACTCAACAATATCGTTGGCGTGGTGGAGCATGGCCTGTTCTCCGGCCTGGCGGAGCGGGTGCTGATGGGCGAAGGAAACACAGTGAAGGTTTTTTTGAAACAGAACAGTACATTTACGTTATGA
- a CDS encoding heparinase II/III family protein, with protein sequence MTRIFMAVSLLLTVCGNVHAQQQDLLSGRYNMAQLKSVLTPYANWKPFPRAGDQAGWAKADPATMKAIVQKAESLLDYEWPGLPAVKSLLIVRNGNRDEYQTISFKKREVLGLMMLAEAYENKGRFTDQVINGIWSICEESFWGVPAHLPKGKEYGGLVDVSAPFVDLFAAETGTYLAWADYFLGDKLDAVSPQVRKRIYYETDRRIFQPLMTKHHGWMASNANGRRPNNWNPWICSNWLNTVLLLEKDDTRRVAGVEKVLKVLDAFLNPHPLDGGCDEGPGYWGAAAASLYDNVSLLNLASNNAFDYVFRDEKVRNMGQFIYKAQISERYFLNFADADPQPGMAGSMIYRYGKAIEDPAMMKFGAFYLKKDDKASLSRFHFFRNMFSMFMQQEFDTAEKGLPYPADAWWPDLQVMISRDKGGSTSGFFIATKGGNNDESHNHNDIGNYVVYYDGLPLLIDVGRGTYTAKTFSGQRYDIWYNCSDYHNVPTINGRTQPPGMKFRATDVAYRTGRSFSEMTMDIGASYPADAGIEKWQRNIRLNKGKNVVVEDVFQLTRNEGIKQHLMTCYPATVVKPGTLAIHYKTVDGTAKDFYVHYPANLSAAVEKVPLVTMEDGGIRQKWGDTIYRINFTGGSSRLKDKMTFTIAEK encoded by the coding sequence ATGACAAGAATATTCATGGCAGTCAGCCTTTTACTGACCGTTTGCGGGAACGTCCATGCACAGCAGCAGGACTTGCTCAGCGGCAGATACAACATGGCGCAGCTCAAATCCGTGTTGACGCCCTATGCGAACTGGAAACCCTTTCCCCGCGCCGGCGATCAGGCCGGATGGGCGAAAGCGGACCCCGCTACCATGAAAGCCATCGTACAGAAAGCGGAAAGCCTGCTGGACTATGAATGGCCGGGCCTTCCTGCTGTAAAATCATTGCTCATCGTCAGGAACGGCAACCGCGATGAGTACCAGACCATCAGCTTTAAAAAGCGCGAAGTGCTGGGGCTGATGATGCTGGCCGAAGCATATGAGAACAAAGGCCGTTTTACAGACCAGGTCATCAATGGCATATGGTCCATCTGCGAAGAATCTTTTTGGGGCGTACCGGCACATCTGCCGAAAGGGAAGGAGTACGGTGGACTGGTGGATGTGTCAGCCCCTTTTGTAGATCTTTTTGCAGCGGAAACCGGCACTTACCTCGCTTGGGCGGATTATTTCCTGGGCGACAAGCTGGATGCCGTTTCCCCGCAGGTGCGCAAACGCATCTACTATGAAACGGACCGCCGCATCTTCCAGCCGCTGATGACGAAACATCACGGCTGGATGGCCTCCAATGCCAACGGGCGCCGTCCCAATAACTGGAACCCCTGGATCTGTTCCAACTGGCTCAACACCGTGCTGCTGCTGGAAAAAGATGACACCCGCCGCGTTGCCGGGGTGGAAAAAGTGCTGAAAGTGCTGGACGCTTTTCTGAACCCCCATCCGCTGGACGGCGGTTGCGATGAAGGGCCCGGTTACTGGGGCGCAGCGGCCGCATCGCTCTATGATAACGTTTCCCTCCTCAATCTCGCCAGCAATAACGCATTCGATTACGTGTTCCGGGATGAGAAAGTGCGGAACATGGGCCAGTTCATCTACAAAGCACAGATCAGCGAACGGTATTTCCTCAACTTCGCGGATGCCGATCCGCAGCCCGGCATGGCCGGCAGCATGATCTACCGCTACGGCAAAGCCATAGAGGACCCGGCCATGATGAAGTTCGGTGCATTTTATCTGAAAAAAGATGATAAGGCATCGCTGAGCCGGTTCCATTTCTTCCGCAATATGTTCTCCATGTTCATGCAGCAGGAGTTCGACACCGCGGAGAAAGGGCTGCCTTATCCCGCGGATGCCTGGTGGCCTGATCTGCAGGTCATGATCTCCCGCGACAAAGGCGGCAGCACCAGCGGTTTCTTCATCGCCACCAAAGGCGGGAATAATGATGAAAGCCATAATCATAACGATATCGGCAACTATGTAGTGTACTACGATGGCCTGCCCCTGCTTATCGATGTGGGGCGCGGCACCTATACCGCCAAGACCTTTAGCGGGCAGCGCTACGATATCTGGTACAACTGTTCTGATTACCATAACGTGCCCACCATCAACGGCCGCACCCAGCCCCCCGGCATGAAGTTCCGGGCCACGGATGTGGCATACCGTACCGGCCGTTCCTTCAGTGAAATGACGATGGATATCGGCGCATCCTACCCCGCAGATGCTGGGATAGAAAAATGGCAGCGGAATATCCGGCTCAATAAAGGGAAGAACGTGGTCGTGGAAGATGTGTTCCAGCTGACGAGGAACGAAGGCATCAAACAGCACCTGATGACCTGTTACCCCGCTACGGTCGTGAAGCCCGGCACCCTCGCCATTCACTACAAAACAGTGGACGGTACGGCAAAGGACTTTTATGTGCATTATCCGGCAAACCTCAGCGCCGCAGTGGAAAAAGTGCCGCTGGTCACCATGGAAGACGGCGGCATCAGGCAGAAGTGGGGAGACACGATCTACCGCATCAATTTTACCGGCGGCTCATCCAGGTTGAAAGACAAGATGACATTTACGATCGCGGAGAAATAG
- a CDS encoding heparinase II/III family protein → MRYLFLSLYMICSLAVTGQDSLLSGLRQERPRLIATAEDFRRIAAAKETDAYLKAAYAKLYEEGEALLNAAPSVYVIPDGKRLLATSRRVVDRVSVLGLLYNVSGEERFAERAWKELLAASQFPDWNPTHFLDVGEMTYAFAIGYDWFYRYWNKDQRKIIKSAIMEKGLSHALLAYQGLATRTTGWWPKVPHNWNQVCNGGIGVGALAIAEEEPRLANEILKYVLEYLPLAMHHFAPDGAWNEGPGYWNYATRYNVAIIAAMETALGRDFGLSDIEGFSKTGLFPLYLNSPINRSFNYADGGDGAIRGAQLYWFAKRFNQPEVAQYLHSFNTADPYALIWYDPALLRSAPQLSPDGYFRVAEVASMRSRWNDPDATFVSFKAGDNKANHSHLDLGSFILDASGERWIVDLGADNYNMPGYFNTAVGGKRWEYYRNRAEAHNTLVINPDNKEDQDPKAAAKIATFKTADHAAYALMDLTPAYVRQARSVKRGIALIKKSGAVIVRDEISTASPSEIYWFAHTKADLRLSRNKRTATFSQNGKKYTATLLAPANAVFAIMPAAPLPTSPDPEEDNPNKGISKLAIHLPATAQTGITVMFHASGSAKGGVFTQPLEKWEK, encoded by the coding sequence ATGCGTTATCTCTTTTTATCATTATACATGATCTGCAGCCTGGCAGTTACGGGCCAGGATTCCCTGTTGTCCGGCCTCCGGCAGGAACGCCCGCGCCTGATCGCCACCGCGGAAGATTTCCGGCGGATAGCTGCGGCGAAGGAAACGGATGCCTACCTGAAAGCAGCTTACGCAAAACTCTACGAAGAGGGCGAGGCTTTGCTAAATGCAGCACCTTCTGTTTACGTGATACCCGATGGCAAAAGACTGCTGGCCACGAGCAGGAGAGTGGTGGACCGGGTGTCCGTTCTCGGCCTGTTGTACAATGTTTCCGGAGAAGAGCGTTTTGCGGAGCGCGCCTGGAAAGAACTGCTGGCCGCTTCACAGTTTCCGGACTGGAACCCCACGCACTTTCTGGACGTAGGGGAAATGACGTACGCCTTTGCGATCGGGTACGACTGGTTTTATCGTTACTGGAACAAGGATCAGCGGAAGATCATCAAATCCGCCATCATGGAAAAAGGACTGTCCCATGCGCTGCTGGCGTACCAGGGACTCGCCACGCGCACGACCGGCTGGTGGCCCAAAGTGCCGCATAACTGGAACCAGGTCTGCAATGGCGGCATCGGCGTAGGCGCATTGGCCATCGCGGAGGAAGAGCCGCGGCTGGCTAATGAGATACTGAAATATGTGCTGGAATACCTGCCGCTGGCCATGCATCATTTTGCGCCGGATGGCGCATGGAATGAAGGTCCCGGTTACTGGAACTATGCCACCCGTTATAACGTAGCTATCATCGCGGCTATGGAAACCGCGCTGGGCCGTGATTTTGGTCTGTCTGACATAGAAGGGTTCTCTAAAACCGGCCTGTTCCCGCTGTACCTGAACAGTCCCATCAACCGCTCTTTCAATTATGCCGATGGCGGTGATGGCGCCATCAGGGGCGCACAGCTTTACTGGTTCGCCAAACGGTTTAACCAGCCGGAAGTGGCGCAATACCTGCATAGCTTCAATACTGCAGATCCTTATGCGCTCATCTGGTATGATCCGGCATTGCTCCGGTCTGCGCCGCAGCTGTCCCCGGACGGATATTTCCGCGTTGCCGAAGTAGCGTCCATGCGCAGCCGCTGGAATGACCCGGACGCCACTTTTGTATCCTTCAAGGCAGGTGATAACAAAGCCAATCACAGTCACCTCGACCTCGGCAGCTTTATCCTCGATGCATCCGGCGAGCGCTGGATCGTGGACCTGGGCGCGGATAACTACAACATGCCCGGCTATTTCAATACCGCCGTGGGCGGCAAGCGCTGGGAGTATTACCGCAACCGCGCGGAAGCGCACAATACCCTGGTGATCAATCCTGATAATAAAGAAGACCAGGACCCGAAAGCCGCCGCAAAGATCGCCACCTTCAAAACCGCAGATCATGCCGCTTACGCGCTGATGGACCTCACGCCCGCCTATGTGCGGCAGGCCCGCTCGGTAAAACGGGGCATAGCGCTGATAAAGAAAAGCGGCGCCGTGATCGTCCGGGATGAGATCAGCACAGCGTCCCCTTCGGAGATCTACTGGTTCGCCCATACGAAAGCAGACCTGCGCCTCAGCCGCAACAAACGGACGGCCACATTCTCGCAGAACGGGAAAAAATACACCGCTACATTGCTGGCGCCGGCAAATGCCGTATTCGCCATCATGCCCGCCGCACCCCTGCCCACTTCCCCTGACCCGGAAGAGGATAACCCGAACAAAGGCATTTCCAAACTCGCCATACACCTCCCCGCCACCGCGCAAACCGGCATCACGGTCATGTTCCATGCCAGCGGCAGCGCTAAAGGCGGCGTTTTTACACAACCACTTGAAAAATGGGAAAAATGA